One segment of Thermoanaerobacter kivui DNA contains the following:
- a CDS encoding ArsR/SmtB family transcription factor, which translates to MKLLLVLKAIADESRLQIIKMLLQHDYCVRALSRKLGISEAAVSQHLKVLKEANLVSGERKGYFMHYSVNRETLHQLACEIISLASLEGHTCNHENAGDAPHNLGKCRVHNEQQCCPHKKEDHKPKGDAQHDGNS; encoded by the coding sequence ATGAAGCTACTTTTGGTATTGAAAGCCATAGCCGATGAAAGCAGACTACAGATTATCAAAATGTTGCTGCAACATGATTATTGTGTAAGGGCTTTGTCCCGAAAGCTGGGCATATCAGAAGCTGCGGTTTCACAGCATTTAAAGGTGCTCAAAGAGGCAAATCTGGTAAGCGGCGAAAGAAAGGGTTATTTCATGCACTATAGCGTAAACAGGGAGACACTGCACCAGCTTGCCTGTGAGATTATATCACTGGCCTCGCTTGAAGGCCACACTTGCAATCATGAAAACGCAGGTGATGCACCACACAATTTGGGAAAATGTCGCGTCCACAATGAACAACAGTGCTGCCCTCACAAAAAAGAAGACCATAAACCGAAGGGAGATGCACAACATGATGGAAATAGTTAA
- a CDS encoding ABC transporter ATP-binding protein: MMEIVKVTDLTKRYGNVEAVRGISFSIQQGEIFGFLGPNGAGKTSTINMLTGLARPTSGRIIIDGMDAIKDIKKVQSIIGIVPDDNNLYDEMDGFENMCFCAALYGMRKSERERRARELLKQFNLVSAGKRPFKTYSKGMKRKLTIAAGIIHNPKILFLDEPTTGIDVESARQIRQLILDLKKQGTTIFITTHYIEEAERICDRIAFIVNGKIVKTGTVEQLMQHAQDEHIIELKLSRDIKNLKTKIEDNFKNCRVEVPGENSCLLISKEPIKLSPVLQFLDAKGVSVYEAKAIKPTLEDVFVKVTGIQAAELKKDEVKKQK, encoded by the coding sequence ATGATGGAAATAGTTAAGGTAACTGACCTTACAAAGAGATACGGGAATGTGGAAGCCGTTAGAGGCATTTCATTTTCAATCCAGCAGGGAGAAATATTTGGATTCTTAGGCCCCAACGGAGCGGGAAAAACTTCAACCATCAATATGCTTACCGGCCTGGCCAGGCCTACCAGCGGCCGTATTATAATTGATGGAATGGATGCTATAAAGGACATCAAGAAAGTCCAAAGCATCATAGGAATCGTGCCGGATGACAACAATCTCTATGATGAGATGGATGGCTTTGAAAATATGTGCTTTTGCGCCGCCCTTTATGGAATGCGAAAGAGCGAGCGAGAAAGGCGTGCCCGAGAATTATTGAAGCAGTTTAATCTTGTCAGTGCGGGTAAGCGCCCTTTTAAGACCTACTCCAAAGGAATGAAACGCAAACTCACCATCGCCGCAGGAATTATACATAACCCCAAGATACTGTTTTTGGATGAACCAACCACCGGGATAGACGTCGAAAGCGCAAGGCAGATAAGGCAGCTAATACTGGATTTAAAAAAGCAGGGCACGACAATCTTTATAACAACCCATTATATAGAAGAAGCAGAACGCATTTGTGATAGAATTGCTTTTATCGTAAACGGTAAAATTGTAAAGACTGGCACGGTGGAACAGCTGATGCAGCACGCACAGGACGAACACATCATTGAACTGAAGCTCAGCAGAGATATAAAAAACCTGAAAACCAAAATTGAGGATAATTTTAAAAATTGTCGGGTAGAGGTTCCAGGTGAAAACTCCTGTCTGCTAATATCCAAAGAACCCATAAAATTATCCCCCGTTCTCCAATTCCTCGATGCCAAAGGCGTCTCCGTCTATGAAGCAAAGGCAATAAAACCAACGCTTGAAGATGTGTTTGTAAAAGTAACCGGCATTCAAGCCGCCGAATTGAAAAAGGATGAGGTGAAAAAACAAAAATGA
- a CDS encoding ABC transporter permease → MKKWIAFWNILKKDMRTYYLKPPNISWGIIFPISWTLMQYIRSPQRVEIKELLPGLMAMSILFGTTSMLAVTITFERRSRSFDRLLLAPISLSVLILAKISGAILFGVLNAFLPVAFASFFTDLTGIKWGTATIGVLLTAINSTLLGLLIATSAKEVFEAQTFSNFFRFPMLFLCGLFIPIQDLPGILKAISFCLPLTYGTDMLKGAITGSSLMNTEICASMLLAFAALLFYLSQRNIKKRWIL, encoded by the coding sequence ATGAAGAAGTGGATTGCATTTTGGAATATCTTGAAAAAAGACATGCGCACCTATTACCTCAAACCGCCGAACATAAGCTGGGGGATCATTTTTCCAATTTCATGGACACTCATGCAGTATATCCGTTCGCCGCAAAGGGTAGAGATAAAAGAATTGTTGCCGGGCCTTATGGCAATGAGCATATTGTTTGGAACCACCTCTATGCTGGCAGTTACAATCACATTTGAAAGAAGGAGTCGTTCGTTTGATAGGCTGCTGCTGGCACCAATCAGTTTAAGCGTTCTTATCCTGGCAAAAATATCAGGGGCAATTTTGTTTGGGGTTCTCAACGCCTTCCTGCCTGTCGCTTTTGCATCGTTCTTTACAGATTTAACCGGCATCAAGTGGGGTACAGCCACTATTGGAGTATTGCTTACCGCAATCAATTCCACGCTACTGGGGCTCTTGATTGCCACATCAGCAAAAGAAGTGTTTGAGGCCCAGACCTTCTCAAACTTCTTCAGGTTTCCCATGCTGTTCCTGTGCGGGCTGTTCATACCGATACAGGACCTGCCCGGCATACTAAAAGCCATATCGTTTTGCCTGCCCTTAACCTACGGGACAGACATGTTAAAAGGAGCAATTACAGGAAGTTCGCTTATGAATACCGAAATTTGCGCATCTATGCTTTTGGCCTTTGCAGCCCTGCTGTTTTACCTCTCGCAAAGGAATATAAAAAAGAGATGGATACTGTAG